The Sediminispirochaeta smaragdinae DSM 11293 genome has a segment encoding these proteins:
- a CDS encoding STAS domain-containing protein, with protein MNEQNDSSVVVALGAKATIEQVSSLADEIRAKLKQTDMLLFQVDQVEQIDLSVIQLMYATKRQADKEGKTFQFTGTASQAFLDTLVDAGFLNEPVDDLSVLHRSLIDFD; from the coding sequence GTGAACGAACAGAATGATTCCTCTGTGGTCGTGGCCTTAGGGGCAAAAGCAACAATAGAGCAGGTTTCCTCTCTTGCCGATGAAATTCGGGCAAAGCTAAAACAAACCGATATGCTTCTCTTTCAGGTCGACCAGGTCGAGCAGATCGACTTGTCGGTGATCCAGCTCATGTACGCGACAAAACGGCAGGCCGATAAAGAGGGAAAGACATTTCAGTTTACCGGCACGGCTTCTCAGGCCTTCTTGGATACCTTGGTTGATGCCGGATTCCTTAATGAGCCGGTAGACGATCTTAGCGTATTACACCGTTCACTGATTGATTTTGACTGA
- a CDS encoding tetratricopeptide repeat protein has product MVSRFFPVLSLAVCLIPAFLLAQPVRSLSGAESKLGALYAGYAYDAYNAGEKSDASRLASAALVFDPGNRDALAVSALLTADEGELESALRLFERAAAAYVSDQAALVDIEQLRRRMADTALRLGFPERSYLYLLPLTEGERITPETGALFVKILSLLGKENESVDVARELASRNPSSSLAVKVYLQVDAGYLPPFLIRPPDKQKAVQQLSAYDKDVYQLLYVRLRNQDLKHEIAQSYKERFGEDLFWYLTEGIGNVLDQQERASLIGRALAAHAPGSRETIHFFRSLFIDETDIKAYDAWFASFSGLLISDLNGDGYSESSERYKDGILTEYRLDQDQNGRYEYRVDFEDGRPSSIQSDTWKLTYADYPYIDQAELSDDTGTVTYMLYPYSMIHRFEYLPRLTDSLIDREPVVHIIFPVEERISARSLSEKRYVKENRETITMNRPFAGGVEYHITSPREGDVREQRRSDGAFIIRERDPDDDGIFEVKERYLDNTLIELTFDENGDGHPEYMESHGEQTVYLWDLNDDGLYDCREYIDESGRSVREVSTKLDGVFDFRLNEEVEGT; this is encoded by the coding sequence ATGGTTTCTCGGTTCTTCCCTGTCCTCTCTCTGGCTGTTTGCTTGATTCCTGCTTTTCTTCTTGCTCAGCCGGTACGTTCTCTTTCCGGTGCAGAATCGAAACTGGGGGCATTGTATGCCGGCTATGCCTATGATGCCTATAATGCGGGAGAAAAAAGTGATGCATCTCGCCTTGCCAGTGCGGCTCTGGTTTTTGATCCGGGAAATCGTGATGCTCTTGCGGTTTCCGCTCTGCTTACCGCCGATGAGGGAGAACTTGAATCGGCTCTTCGTTTGTTTGAAAGGGCCGCTGCCGCATATGTCTCGGATCAGGCGGCTTTGGTCGATATTGAGCAACTCCGGCGGCGTATGGCCGATACCGCTTTGCGGCTTGGATTTCCGGAACGATCGTATCTTTATTTGTTGCCCTTGACGGAAGGAGAACGGATCACTCCTGAGACCGGAGCGCTTTTTGTCAAGATCCTTTCACTTCTTGGAAAGGAAAATGAATCCGTCGATGTTGCGAGAGAGCTTGCTTCCCGTAATCCCTCTTCATCCCTTGCTGTAAAGGTGTATTTGCAGGTGGATGCCGGATATCTCCCCCCTTTTCTTATTAGGCCGCCTGATAAGCAGAAAGCGGTGCAGCAGCTTTCTGCTTATGACAAAGATGTTTATCAGCTGCTCTATGTACGTCTACGAAATCAAGACCTGAAGCACGAGATTGCACAGTCGTATAAAGAACGGTTTGGGGAAGATCTTTTCTGGTACCTAACCGAGGGAATAGGTAATGTGCTGGATCAGCAGGAGCGTGCTTCGCTGATAGGACGGGCACTTGCCGCGCATGCTCCCGGTTCCCGTGAAACTATTCATTTTTTCCGATCCCTTTTTATCGACGAAACCGATATAAAAGCCTACGATGCCTGGTTTGCGTCATTTTCAGGGCTCCTTATTAGTGACCTGAATGGTGACGGATATTCTGAGAGCTCTGAAAGGTACAAGGATGGGATTCTTACCGAGTATCGTCTCGATCAAGATCAGAATGGCCGCTATGAATATCGTGTGGACTTCGAGGATGGAAGACCGTCCTCGATTCAATCCGATACCTGGAAACTTACCTATGCGGACTATCCCTATATTGACCAGGCGGAACTGAGTGACGATACAGGAACCGTCACCTATATGCTGTATCCCTATAGTATGATTCATCGTTTCGAATATCTTCCCAGGTTGACGGATTCTCTGATCGACAGGGAGCCTGTTGTACATATCATTTTTCCCGTCGAAGAACGCATTTCGGCCAGATCCCTTTCTGAAAAACGGTATGTAAAGGAAAACCGTGAGACGATTACCATGAATCGGCCTTTTGCCGGGGGGGTGGAATACCATATTACCTCTCCGAGAGAGGGGGATGTTAGAGAACAGCGGCGAAGTGATGGGGCCTTTATCATACGAGAGCGGGATCCTGACGATGATGGGATCTTTGAGGTGAAAGAGCGCTATCTTGATAATACACTTATTGAGCTTACCTTCGATGAAAACGGCGACGGGCATCCTGAATACATGGAATCCCATGGAGAACAAACGGTCTATCTCTGGGACTTAAACGACGACGGTCTTTATGACTGCCGAGAATATATCGACGAGTCTGGAAGGAGTGTCCGGGAGGTTTCGACGAAGCTTGATGGGGTCTTTGATTTTCGTTTAAACGAGGAAGTGGAGGGTACTTGA
- a CDS encoding S1C family serine protease: MNYDAAKRASVLIFLFVSTITYIGCSSGPKLRGESKPLSEVSYQGIEDAFEAGRYEEVIQEVQLLDPASQPQEGEHKSLDWFFMQSVEGLVDSYHEAVDSNDYYRALSLGRTLVALHILHPEIDIDLLDERELALRKLEEPGEDSLVPFLNRFLFEEIDDLSDAQLEEIAALSVAESNGSIAARIAGELQKRGKMLDSSLSSFINERKRSPEEQLPAVATVWVNRGMTITGGVGLPDRVIGSGFFIDRRGYLITNYHVIASEVDPSYEGYSRLYVKFSDDSDTRIPARVVGYSKTFDLALLKTEREPKQLLSFSPDKTIHVGEKIFAIGSPGGLENTLTAGIVSSTGRKFLQLGDVFQVDVPINHGNSGGPLLDANGELIGIVFAGIEQFEGINFAIPSEWALLLLEKLYEGGDAPLPSIGFAVRETQEGLSVIYVAPGSPAENVGIRYGDLLTEFDGTKVNKLIQVHPLLINHAPGELAATRWLRDGQERSLLIRMEKRKPTPFLPLAKIDRPEDLFPPLFGMRVELIGGGLFSDRYQVQEVFSGSNADETGFSPLDPFTLQKWQVIDDPGVVVAVLRIKKRKAGFLESGVQMASYLETTNFL; the protein is encoded by the coding sequence GTGAATTACGATGCAGCGAAGCGGGCCTCTGTTCTGATTTTTCTTTTTGTTTCCACGATTACTTATATCGGTTGTAGTTCCGGCCCGAAGCTTCGGGGAGAGAGTAAACCTCTTTCTGAGGTAAGCTACCAGGGCATTGAAGATGCCTTTGAGGCGGGGCGTTATGAAGAGGTGATTCAGGAAGTCCAGCTTCTCGATCCCGCCTCGCAGCCGCAGGAGGGCGAACATAAAAGCCTTGACTGGTTTTTCATGCAGTCTGTCGAAGGGCTTGTCGATAGTTACCATGAAGCTGTTGATTCCAATGACTACTACCGTGCCCTTTCTCTGGGAAGAACCCTTGTGGCCCTCCACATACTCCATCCCGAGATAGATATTGATCTTCTGGACGAAAGAGAGCTGGCTCTTCGAAAGCTTGAGGAGCCGGGTGAGGATTCCCTTGTTCCCTTTCTTAATCGATTCCTTTTTGAAGAGATCGACGACCTTTCGGATGCGCAGCTTGAGGAAATAGCCGCGCTCTCGGTGGCCGAATCAAACGGTTCGATTGCGGCACGTATAGCGGGGGAACTTCAGAAGCGGGGGAAGATGCTTGATTCCTCACTTAGTTCCTTTATCAATGAAAGGAAACGCAGCCCCGAAGAACAGCTTCCTGCCGTGGCTACCGTATGGGTCAACCGCGGGATGACCATCACCGGCGGTGTCGGTTTACCGGACCGGGTCATCGGTTCAGGTTTCTTTATCGACAGACGGGGGTATCTGATAACAAACTACCATGTCATTGCCAGTGAGGTAGATCCCAGCTACGAAGGGTACAGCCGTTTGTATGTGAAATTTTCCGATGATAGTGACACAAGAATTCCCGCTCGTGTTGTTGGGTACAGCAAAACATTTGACCTTGCGCTTCTTAAAACCGAAAGAGAACCGAAACAACTTCTTTCTTTTAGCCCCGACAAAACGATCCACGTCGGAGAGAAGATCTTTGCCATCGGCTCGCCTGGGGGCCTTGAGAATACCCTGACCGCCGGCATCGTTTCTTCAACGGGAAGAAAATTCCTTCAACTTGGTGATGTCTTTCAGGTTGATGTTCCTATCAACCACGGAAACAGCGGCGGCCCTTTGCTTGATGCAAACGGGGAATTGATCGGGATCGTTTTTGCGGGAATAGAACAGTTTGAAGGGATCAATTTTGCCATTCCCTCGGAATGGGCACTTTTGTTGTTGGAAAAATTGTATGAAGGTGGTGATGCACCTCTCCCCTCCATCGGTTTTGCCGTGAGGGAAACCCAGGAAGGCCTCAGCGTTATTTATGTCGCACCAGGTTCTCCTGCGGAAAATGTCGGTATTCGTTACGGAGATCTGTTGACGGAGTTTGATGGTACGAAGGTGAACAAGTTAATTCAGGTCCATCCTCTGCTGATTAATCATGCTCCCGGCGAGCTGGCCGCCACTCGTTGGCTGAGAGATGGGCAGGAACGATCTCTTCTTATTCGAATGGAAAAACGAAAACCGACACCCTTTCTGCCCCTTGCAAAAATTGATCGTCCCGAGGATCTTTTCCCTCCGCTGTTCGGTATGCGAGTTGAACTTATCGGTGGCGGACTCTTCTCCGATCGTTATCAGGTGCAGGAGGTCTTCTCCGGGTCGAATGCGGATGAGACAGGGTTTTCTCCTCTTGATCCTTTTACCCTCCAAAAATGGCAGGTCATCGATGATCCTGGTGTTGTTGTTGCCGTATTGAGGATAAAAAAAAGAAAGGCGGGCTTTCTCGAGAGCGGGGTGCAGATGGCATCTTATCTCGAGACTACAAATTTTCTCTAA
- the ispE gene encoding 4-(cytidine 5'-diphospho)-2-C-methyl-D-erythritol kinase, with the protein MVAVILSIMTLTIEAPAKINLHLQVGKLRSDGYHDLLSLMHLVDLSDRVSLRMEGKGGTVELEGNFDCRKEDNLLYKAASAYLQERQKRVPNASPAPGLTISCLKRIPAGGGLGGGSSDAAALLKLLDRFFGAFPQKGVLDEIALSLGSDVPFFLHTGAEIAQGRGEVLEPVEPLPAYPLVLVFPKWRISTPDAYASVDRLRREKADRPRSLSLEQLRESYSRPVAQWPFFNDFTSPVLLQFPESRNLLLGLQNQGALFSQMSGSGSTFFGLFDGEKTALRAFERLKSMGYRCHLGKMLARPYDPVYNGR; encoded by the coding sequence ATGGTAGCGGTTATACTATCGATCATGACACTGACAATAGAGGCTCCGGCCAAGATAAATCTTCACCTTCAAGTTGGAAAGCTTCGTTCGGACGGCTATCATGACCTTCTCAGCTTAATGCACCTCGTCGATCTTTCAGATAGGGTGAGCCTGCGGATGGAAGGAAAAGGGGGAACGGTGGAGCTTGAAGGGAATTTCGACTGCCGGAAGGAGGACAATTTGCTGTATAAGGCTGCCTCGGCCTATCTTCAAGAAAGACAAAAGAGGGTGCCGAATGCTTCCCCGGCTCCTGGTTTGACCATTTCCTGTTTGAAAAGAATCCCGGCGGGGGGAGGGCTCGGTGGAGGATCATCCGATGCCGCTGCGCTATTAAAGCTGCTTGACCGTTTTTTCGGGGCTTTTCCCCAAAAGGGGGTTCTCGATGAGATTGCCCTTTCTTTGGGGAGCGATGTTCCTTTTTTCCTCCACACAGGGGCTGAGATAGCCCAGGGAAGGGGCGAGGTGCTCGAACCCGTGGAACCTCTTCCCGCTTATCCACTTGTGTTGGTATTTCCGAAATGGAGGATTTCGACTCCCGACGCCTATGCCTCGGTCGATAGGCTTAGGCGCGAAAAAGCGGATCGTCCCCGCTCCCTTTCCCTCGAGCAGTTACGCGAATCATACAGCAGGCCTGTTGCCCAATGGCCTTTTTTCAACGATTTCACCTCCCCGGTTCTCTTGCAGTTTCCAGAATCTCGTAACCTCCTTTTAGGGCTGCAGAACCAGGGGGCCCTCTTTTCGCAGATGTCTGGAAGCGGTTCTACCTTTTTCGGACTCTTTGATGGGGAAAAAACGGCCCTTCGGGCCTTTGAAAGACTAAAATCCATGGGCTATCGTTGTCATCTTGGAAAAATGCTTGCGCGCCCGTATGACCCGGTTTACAATGGGCGATAA
- the ftsH gene encoding ATP-dependent zinc metalloprotease FtsH codes for MNPENRQPDKNGNDPNKLKFDFNKNRFALFFLISLIIMFVLLFMMNSGGGEMEISYSNFLNYLKEGQVDAVKILDNSEIRGTMKSSDGQSVVFVTTIPYYHDNLIPMLEEHDVNISGGTKGLSAGRVFLELIPWLLFLLFFWFMFRQVQGGGNKAFSFGKSKAKQYLEQDSRITFNDVAGQSEAKFELEEVVDFLKNPTKFTKIGAKIPKGVLLVGMPGTGKTLLAKAVAGEAGVAFFHMSGSDFVEMFVGVGASRVRDLFEQGRRHAPCIIFIDELDAVGRTRGAGYGGGHDEREQTLNQMLVEMDGFDTKDGVIILAATNRPDVLDPALLRPGRFDRQVVVDMPDVKEREDILAIHCQKIQLADDVDLNRIARATPGTSGADLANMVNEAALFAARNNRETVHMLDFEEARDKTLLGVARKSRVITLEDKRATAYHEAGHALLHYYLKHADPLHKVTVVPHGRALGLALSLPERDTYSRTKGWLMDRIKIAMGGYVAEELIYGETTTGTQNDIKQATSIARRMVTEWGMSEELGFVALGQEDEPIFIGKEIAQHKDYSEDTATRIDVSVRTLLKNALDETRTILTEHKDQLDTLAKNLVKEETLDDAEIRMLLGFPPRESITSLKIETSEPEDSESDPESEDEEK; via the coding sequence GTGAATCCCGAGAACAGACAGCCAGATAAGAATGGCAACGATCCGAACAAGCTAAAGTTCGATTTTAACAAGAACAGGTTTGCTCTCTTCTTTCTGATTTCGCTGATCATCATGTTTGTCCTTCTTTTCATGATGAATTCCGGCGGTGGGGAGATGGAAATTTCTTATTCCAATTTCCTCAATTATTTGAAGGAGGGACAGGTTGATGCTGTTAAAATTCTTGACAACAGCGAAATTAGAGGAACGATGAAGAGCTCCGACGGGCAGTCGGTAGTTTTCGTCACAACTATTCCGTATTACCATGATAATCTAATACCCATGCTCGAAGAGCACGACGTTAATATTTCAGGAGGAACCAAGGGGCTCTCTGCCGGTCGGGTTTTTCTTGAACTTATTCCCTGGCTGCTCTTTTTACTCTTTTTCTGGTTCATGTTCAGACAGGTCCAGGGAGGGGGTAACAAGGCCTTTTCCTTCGGAAAGAGTAAGGCGAAGCAATATCTTGAGCAGGATAGTCGAATTACCTTCAATGATGTTGCGGGGCAGTCCGAGGCAAAATTTGAGCTTGAAGAGGTGGTCGATTTCCTGAAGAATCCCACGAAATTTACAAAGATAGGTGCGAAGATCCCCAAAGGGGTCTTGCTTGTCGGAATGCCCGGTACGGGAAAAACATTGCTTGCCAAGGCAGTGGCTGGAGAGGCCGGTGTCGCCTTTTTTCATATGTCGGGTTCCGATTTTGTTGAAATGTTCGTAGGTGTCGGCGCAAGTCGTGTGCGTGATCTTTTTGAGCAGGGTAGGCGGCATGCTCCCTGTATCATCTTTATTGATGAACTTGATGCCGTAGGCCGAACCCGTGGTGCGGGATACGGCGGCGGACATGACGAACGAGAGCAAACCTTGAATCAGATGCTTGTAGAGATGGATGGCTTCGATACGAAGGATGGGGTAATTATTCTTGCGGCGACGAACCGTCCTGATGTTCTTGATCCTGCGCTCCTTCGTCCCGGCCGTTTTGATCGGCAGGTTGTTGTCGATATGCCTGATGTAAAGGAGCGGGAGGATATTCTTGCAATCCATTGTCAGAAAATTCAGCTTGCCGATGATGTGGATCTGAACAGAATTGCCAGGGCCACCCCCGGAACTTCAGGCGCCGATCTCGCCAATATGGTCAATGAAGCGGCTCTTTTCGCCGCTCGTAACAACCGTGAGACAGTTCATATGCTTGATTTTGAAGAAGCCAGAGATAAAACACTCCTCGGTGTCGCACGAAAATCTCGGGTTATTACCTTGGAGGATAAACGGGCCACCGCTTATCACGAGGCCGGCCATGCATTGCTTCATTATTATCTCAAACATGCGGATCCTCTCCATAAGGTAACCGTTGTTCCTCACGGCAGAGCCCTTGGGCTTGCTCTTTCGTTGCCGGAGCGGGATACCTATTCCAGAACAAAAGGCTGGCTGATGGATCGGATAAAGATCGCCATGGGGGGATATGTTGCTGAGGAGCTCATCTATGGTGAGACCACAACGGGAACACAAAACGATATCAAGCAGGCAACCAGTATTGCCAGACGAATGGTGACCGAATGGGGCATGAGTGAAGAACTTGGTTTTGTGGCCCTTGGCCAGGAGGATGAACCGATCTTCATCGGAAAAGAGATTGCCCAGCATAAAGATTATTCCGAAGATACCGCAACCAGAATTGATGTCTCGGTTCGAACACTCCTGAAGAATGCCCTGGACGAAACTCGGACAATTCTGACCGAGCATAAAGATCAGCTTGATACGCTTGCCAAAAATTTGGTGAAGGAAGAGACCCTTGACGATGCCGAGATTAGAATGCTTCTCGGTTTTCCTCCTCGGGAGTCGATAACAAGTCTGAAAATAGAAACTTCGGAGCCTGAAGATTCCGAAAGCGACCCCGAAAGTGAGGATGAGGAGAAATAG
- a CDS encoding 50S ribosomal protein L25, with product MEQKTLTGFARTELKKGAARRLRREGKIPAIIYGHSEPVPISVPANEFEKKYSDLSESTIITISVGGKEYDVLIKDYQENTMRGEVTHLDFFEIERGKKLKTHVPLHAVGTAQGVKEGGILELGFHEIEIECLPKDIPSHLEINIEGMAIGDSRHISDMSVPEGVTVLVSTDMVAASITTPKVEEEAPEEGEEEAAAEDMTAAEASAEE from the coding sequence ATGGAACAGAAGACGTTAACCGGTTTTGCCCGTACCGAGCTAAAAAAAGGTGCTGCCAGAAGGCTTCGCCGAGAGGGCAAGATTCCCGCTATTATTTACGGCCACTCAGAACCCGTGCCTATTTCCGTCCCTGCCAACGAGTTTGAGAAGAAGTATTCCGATCTTTCCGAGAGCACGATCATTACCATTTCTGTCGGCGGAAAAGAGTACGATGTTCTTATCAAGGATTATCAGGAAAATACCATGCGGGGTGAAGTGACCCACCTTGATTTTTTTGAGATCGAGCGGGGTAAGAAGCTGAAGACCCATGTACCTCTGCATGCCGTAGGAACGGCCCAGGGGGTAAAAGAGGGAGGTATCCTCGAGCTTGGTTTCCACGAGATTGAAATCGAATGCTTGCCAAAGGATATTCCTTCTCATCTTGAAATCAATATAGAGGGTATGGCCATCGGTGATTCTCGGCACATATCCGATATGTCGGTTCCCGAAGGGGTTACTGTTCTTGTCAGCACGGATATGGTTGCCGCCTCAATCACAACTCCGAAGGTTGAAGAAGAGGCTCCTGAGGAAGGCGAAGAGGAAGCTGCTGCAGAGGATATGACGGCTGCCGAAGCGTCTGCAGAAGAATAG
- the tilS gene encoding tRNA lysidine(34) synthetase TilS, whose amino-acid sequence MKTDIESLLHQKLEALGALPGGRLLVAYSGGPDSTALLAASVALLSVSADFTLEAVYIDHCLRSQDERREERTIIQAATRRWNVPLHLLSVGEGEIVSQASASGSGVEAAARQYRYSCFENLISREKFDYCLLAHTLDDQVETILQRLFEGAALDSSLGIPERRGPFFRPFLSVKKSDLLDYLRERNFSFSTDSTNGENFYLRNRIRNEIIPVVASVFPAYRTAIESFLAKQRMADSALRALLPEIPFRKESPSSVSWDAEPFFSAPEEARRRFLYRIHAEIDSSQRRLPYPFVERIIRMDDRPEALIEAFDSRISRRGDRIFWDGVVVLRGKNRYIRRIQDGSLVNLPNIGKVRLSFSGLTPPVIIRSRMKGDVISTTGGQKRLKKLFQEWALPEGLRNMIPVLEDSRGIAAVLGSPFGFPDRYAVGGKKYCSIKMEYVGESREQTAR is encoded by the coding sequence GTGAAAACGGACATTGAATCGCTGTTACACCAGAAATTAGAAGCCTTGGGGGCCTTACCCGGGGGGCGGCTTCTTGTTGCCTATTCAGGGGGGCCGGATTCTACCGCTTTACTTGCCGCCTCCGTTGCGCTTCTTTCCGTTTCTGCCGACTTTACCCTTGAAGCTGTGTATATCGATCACTGCCTGCGAAGCCAGGATGAACGCCGGGAAGAACGTACTATTATTCAGGCCGCGACCCGGCGTTGGAATGTTCCCCTGCATCTGCTATCCGTCGGAGAAGGGGAAATAGTCTCACAGGCAAGCGCGTCCGGCAGCGGGGTTGAGGCTGCGGCTCGCCAATACCGCTATTCCTGCTTTGAAAATCTCATTTCGCGTGAGAAGTTCGATTATTGCCTCTTGGCACATACCCTCGATGATCAGGTGGAGACGATCCTTCAGCGTCTATTCGAAGGGGCGGCTCTTGATTCCTCCTTGGGAATACCCGAACGCAGGGGGCCGTTTTTTCGGCCCTTTCTTTCGGTGAAAAAGTCCGATTTGCTTGATTACCTGAGGGAACGGAATTTCTCCTTTTCGACGGATTCAACCAACGGGGAAAACTTTTATCTGCGTAATCGTATTCGGAACGAGATCATTCCCGTTGTCGCCTCTGTTTTTCCCGCTTATCGCACGGCCATAGAATCCTTTCTTGCAAAGCAACGAATGGCCGATTCTGCGCTGAGAGCGTTGTTGCCTGAAATTCCCTTCAGGAAAGAATCTCCTTCCTCTGTTTCCTGGGATGCCGAACCCTTTTTTTCCGCACCGGAAGAGGCCCGCCGCCGTTTTCTTTATCGCATCCATGCGGAAATCGATTCTTCTCAGCGGCGTTTACCATATCCCTTTGTTGAACGGATTATTCGCATGGACGATAGGCCGGAAGCCTTGATCGAAGCATTCGACTCCAGGATAAGCAGGAGGGGAGATCGGATTTTTTGGGACGGGGTTGTTGTCCTTCGGGGAAAAAACCGTTACATTAGACGGATACAGGATGGTAGCCTGGTAAACCTTCCCAATATTGGTAAGGTTCGCCTTTCTTTTTCCGGGCTAACCCCTCCGGTGATTATTCGATCCCGAATGAAAGGGGATGTTATTTCTACGACGGGTGGGCAGAAAAGGCTGAAAAAACTCTTTCAGGAATGGGCTCTGCCCGAGGGTCTTCGTAATATGATTCCTGTTTTGGAAGATAGCCGCGGTATCGCTGCCGTTTTGGGCAGCCCTTTTGGTTTTCCCGATAGATATGCCGTTGGCGGAAAGAAATATTGTTCAATCAAAATGGAGTATGTAGGTGAATCCCGAGAACAGACAGCCAGATAA
- the spoVG gene encoding septation regulator SpoVG, producing the protein MEITDIRIRKLGSDSKLKAYVTITFDDCFVVHNVKIIDGKNGAFIAMPSRKTRSGEYKDVAHPINSDFRGRLQQQILDEYERVLESGEDVPHYEDDESLQDE; encoded by the coding sequence ATGGAAATTACTGACATTCGCATCAGGAAACTTGGTTCCGACAGCAAGTTGAAAGCGTATGTGACGATTACCTTCGACGATTGCTTTGTGGTACACAACGTAAAGATCATCGATGGGAAGAATGGTGCTTTTATTGCAATGCCGAGTAGAAAAACCAGGAGCGGTGAATACAAGGATGTCGCACATCCCATTAATTCCGACTTCCGTGGGCGGCTGCAACAGCAGATTCTTGATGAATATGAACGTGTTTTGGAGAGCGGTGAGGATGTCCCTCATTACGAAGATGACGAAAGTCTTCAGGATGAATAG
- the pth gene encoding aminoacyl-tRNA hydrolase, producing the protein MIHQLCIGLGNPGPQYRETRHNVGFLVLEALAKEFGVEWRKPFFSPYRFARHRHSNAMLFLVQPLTFMNRSGDVLSAILKKSGASSESMFLVCDNLDLAPGQVRIRMGGSDAGHNGLKSVIAAAGTGEFLRIYVGIGRPKGGTIVDHVLGIPSEGEEQEAVDAGIARAAEAVTQLVEGEELQSVMNRFNRRNRENGH; encoded by the coding sequence TTGATACATCAGCTTTGTATCGGTCTGGGAAATCCCGGTCCGCAGTATAGGGAAACCCGACACAATGTCGGGTTTCTTGTCTTAGAGGCTCTTGCCAAAGAATTCGGAGTCGAGTGGCGAAAGCCCTTCTTCTCACCGTATCGTTTTGCAAGGCACAGACATTCGAATGCGATGCTTTTTCTTGTCCAGCCCCTTACTTTCATGAATCGTTCCGGCGATGTACTTTCTGCAATTTTGAAGAAAAGCGGTGCATCATCTGAGAGTATGTTCCTTGTTTGCGATAATCTCGATCTTGCTCCGGGACAGGTTCGTATTCGGATGGGCGGTTCTGATGCCGGTCATAACGGCTTAAAATCGGTCATCGCTGCCGCCGGAACTGGGGAATTCCTTCGTATCTATGTAGGAATTGGTCGTCCCAAAGGGGGAACCATTGTCGATCATGTACTTGGGATTCCTAGCGAAGGAGAGGAGCAAGAGGCTGTCGATGCTGGTATTGCACGTGCCGCCGAAGCGGTTACCCAGCTTGTCGAAGGTGAGGAGCTGCAAAGTGTTATGAACCGTTTCAATAGAAGGAATCGTGAAAACGGACATTGA